The Sebaldella sp. S0638 sequence AAGTATTTTCTCCTTAAAAATTTATTTTAATTACGGCCGTAATGTTTTAATGATTTAGATATTCTGTTATTTCCTGTTCTGTTTCAAGACTCAGAAGTATATCTTTCAGTTCTTTTCTTTTTATAATGTCAAAAATTTCATTTAACAGTTTTGAATGAAGCTTTTTCCCGCGTGTGGCAAAAGGAATAAAAATATTTACCATTTCACCGTCGTCGAATTTAACAGCCTCTTTCAAAATAAGCAGTGCAGCACCGTCATTGATTACGTTTTTTCCTATTGCCCCGTGGGGAATCGCAATCCCGTCAGCGACCACTATGTATGAACCGAATCTTTCTACAAGTTCTTTCATTTCATCTATATAATTTTCGGTAACATAATTTTGTTTTATCAGAAGTTCCCCGGAAACTCTTATTGCATCAGACCAGCTGTCAAGTCTGTCAATAATTTTTATATTATTTTCATTAATTAAGTTATGAAAATTTTCAGGTTTTATTTCTGAGTCGTCTATAATTTTATGACTGAAGTTTTCTCTTATTCCGGCTATTAGATTTTCTTTGTCTCTGGTGTCCAGAGTTACATTTTTTTCAATAACATCCATCAGCTTGATAAGAGAAATTTTGTTATCATTTTTTAAAATATTGTATTTTTCAATTTCTTCTATATCCTCCTTTTTTAGAAGGGGACTAATTTTGATAACAGGAATCCCGTAATTATTTTTTATGTTAATAGTGGTAAATATAAGCTCGATGTTATTATAATTTTTCAATGCATCTTCCAGCTGATGATACGGGAGAACATCAACTATATCAAGGTTGTAATGCTCTTTGAGGTTCTGTTCCAAAAGGCGTGAACTTCCATAACCCAGACCGCATACAAGAATAACTTTTTTTGGATATACATATGTATTTCGTTCTATTGATGCCTTAAAGTGGTATGCAAGAAGAGCGAGTTCTTCTTCGGTAAATTCTATATTCAGGGCTTTTTCCATATCATTCACGGCATTTTTTACAATTTCCAGTGTGGGATCCTGATTAATTATCAATTCACGAAAAGCAGTATTTTCCAGTTTGATTTTTTTAGTTATCCTGTATAATGTAGGCTTGATATGATATAAGAGACAGTTAAACAAAGTTTTATCCCCGGAGATGTCTATTTCCAGATATTTGTTAAAATTAGCTATAAGGCTCTGAACCAGAAATTCCACATTTATCCAGTTGTTAACCAGTGAAATATCAAAGTTGCATAAACTTATTCCAAGGATATAATCAGTTATTTCAATGATCCGGTATTTTGAAAATTTTATACTGATCAATTCCGAAAATTCCTTTGATGTGTCTCTGACCACAGCATATTCTTTTGTACTTTCCAAAAAGGAACTGTTAATGCTGTCATAGTCACTCTGCTTGGAAACAGTATCGCTTTTGTCATTTACCAAAAAACATAGAATAAGGGAATACAGTATTTCGTAAGAGTTATTCGAAAAATTCAGGGAGAACTTCTTTTCCAGTTCACGGATAAAACAGTTTATCTGCTGTCCTGATTTTTCAGGAATATTATTTTGAAAAAGTTCATAAATAATTTTGTCAAAATTCGATAAATAAAGTTCTTTTATATATATGGAAATAAATTTTGAGAATATTTCCAGCCGAAAACTTCTGATGTGTTTTTTGCTTCCGCTGATGTAAAAACCCTTGTTCTGTCTGTATTTAATGCTGAAATTGATATCTTTTATTTCATTTTTCAAAATTTCAAAATCACTTTTAATGGTAGTTCTTGAGACTTTTAGATAGTCTGCTGCCTTAGTGAGATTAATATCTCTTGAAAAACAAAAAAGCAGTTTCAGAATCTCGGTTCTTTCTTTTTGATTCAGGATATATGAATTGTTTAATGAAGAATTTATCCCAGAAAGCTCCTGTTCAGTATTAAAAAATAAGTTCCCGTTTTTTATCTGTATTTCTTCAAGTTTGCTCTTATGAAGAAACAGATTAATTTTATCCACATTGTATCTGATAGTCCTTTCGGATATCTGAAATATCTCCGCCAGTTCTTTATATCTGGAGGATGGTTTTTTTATTAAATATTTTAGAATATTCATTTCTCTTTGATTAAGCATTTTCATCACCACTAAAATGTTACCATCTTTTTTTCATAAATCAATTTACAAAGTGTTGCAAAAAAAATTGCAATAAAAATATTTTTTTAAATTAAAAAAGTCAGAAAGGCTTGATAAAAGTAAAGTGAAAGACAATGAGACAAGTACAGCAGCATGGTAGAAATGTAGACTTAAATACACAAAAAATGTATTATAAAATAAAAAAGCCCTTATTTAAGGCTTTTGGTAAACTTTTGTATTTTCTTTATTGCCCAGTCATAATGGCTGGAAGTACTTGAAACAAAGTAGGCACCAAGAGAAGTAGTTTTTGTCCACGGATAAAGTTTTTTTGTGAAAAGTTCGTCATTAGTGTGGCTTTTTATTATTTTTTCTATCTCATGATGGCTGTTATCAAGTTTTTTTCTGATATCTTTCAGACTTACATTCTGGTATTTTTTCCAGATAACAGCATTTAAATCGGGAAGAGTTTTCCATGTATAGCCTTCTGCCGGAATAACAGGCTTTTCACCTTTCATACCTGTTGTGTACCATTTTATCATCATAAGATGCCATTCATGAAGGTGTCCTAATACATCCCTTATATTTTTATCCCTGTCCTCAAAAGGAAAATTCATTTCCTGTTCTTCTTTTGAGAGAGAATCCACTAAATCTGTTAATTTATGATAATTTTTATTACTTAACGAAAGAAGTTCGTCTTTTGTTGTCGGTCTTGGCATAATATCACACTCCGTTTCTTTCTTTTAATTATACCTTGAAAAATATGACAAAATAATGTCATATTACTGATTTAAGGTGATAAATTTATTTGATTTTTTTGTGATATGAGTTAGAATGTAAATATACATATCAAACTAACCAAAAAGTCATGACTTATCAAAAAATATTTTCAGAAAAATAAAAAAGACCAGTATTGTTACCATGAATAATAAAATAAATTTATTAAGAAAAGGAGACGATATGAAAAAAATTGATAAAAAAGCCGAAGAAATGGATTTGAAAGAATTAGCTCTGTACATTGATTATTCTGTACTAAAACCGGAATTTACAAAAGAAGAGATTATAAGTCTGACTAAAGACGGAGTTCGGTTAGGCTGTGCCACAATCTGCATTAATCCAGGTTATTTGGAGCTTTGCAGTCCTTTTGTAAAAGACAGTGTGACAACATTATGTCCTGTCTGCGATTTTCCCTTTGGTACAAGCTCCACGGAGTCAAGGCTGAAACAAATAGAAACAGCTGCAAAATACGATACTGTGAAAGAAATCGATATTGTAGCTAATTTCGGGCTGATCAGAAGCGGCGACTATGAAGCAGTGACAAAGGATCTGAAAGCCTGTGCAGATACAGCACACAAATACGGAAAAGAATTAAAAGTGATTTTTGAGACTGATGCTCTTAATGAAGAGCAGATAAGAAAAACATGTCGGTGCTGTATTAATGCCGGTGTGGATTTCATTAAGACAAGTACAGGTTTTCTCACAGGCTTTGAGGCACACGGGGCAACCCCGGAAGTTATTAAAATAATGATGGAGGAAGTGGGGGATAAGTGCAAAATCAAAGGCAGCGGGTGTATTCGCACAAGAGAACACTTCCTTACACTGATTAATATGGGAATTGACCGTATGGGCATTGGTTATAAATCTGTTCCTGTTGTTCTGGGGATGGAAAAATAACAGGGGTATCGCCTGTGTTACCGATAAAATCTCTGCTAAGGATTTTATTACAAAAATAAACAACTGAAGATAGAATAAGGATAATATCATTTTGATGTTATCCCCTTCTCTTTCTCTCAGAACCGTTTTAAGCCCTTAAAATCAGAATCAAGGTTTTTACCAGTAGTTTTTTCACAAAAATGGTTCTGCAGAGGTGGAAAAATGTCAAACATAATAAAAATAGGAAATTCTTATGGAACTTTGATATCAAAGGAGATCTTAGATAGTTTAAATATAAAATCAGGAGATGAAATTGATTTTGAAATTAAGGATAATGGAATCTTAATAAAAAAACATGATAAAGCAGCTTT is a genomic window containing:
- the deoC gene encoding deoxyribose-phosphate aldolase; amino-acid sequence: MKKIDKKAEEMDLKELALYIDYSVLKPEFTKEEIISLTKDGVRLGCATICINPGYLELCSPFVKDSVTTLCPVCDFPFGTSSTESRLKQIETAAKYDTVKEIDIVANFGLIRSGDYEAVTKDLKACADTAHKYGKELKVIFETDALNEEQIRKTCRCCINAGVDFIKTSTGFLTGFEAHGATPEVIKIMMEEVGDKCKIKGSGCIRTREHFLTLINMGIDRMGIGYKSVPVVLGMEK
- a CDS encoding ClbS/DfsB family four-helix bundle protein, which gives rise to MPRPTTKDELLSLSNKNYHKLTDLVDSLSKEEQEMNFPFEDRDKNIRDVLGHLHEWHLMMIKWYTTGMKGEKPVIPAEGYTWKTLPDLNAVIWKKYQNVSLKDIRKKLDNSHHEIEKIIKSHTNDELFTKKLYPWTKTTSLGAYFVSSTSSHYDWAIKKIQKFTKSLK
- a CDS encoding AbrB/MazE/SpoVT family DNA-binding domain-containing protein, translated to MSNIIKIGNSYGTLISKEILDSLNIKSGDEIDFEIKDNGILIKKHDKAAF
- a CDS encoding BglG family transcription antiterminator, with translation MLNQREMNILKYLIKKPSSRYKELAEIFQISERTIRYNVDKINLFLHKSKLEEIQIKNGNLFFNTEQELSGINSSLNNSYILNQKERTEILKLLFCFSRDINLTKAADYLKVSRTTIKSDFEILKNEIKDINFSIKYRQNKGFYISGSKKHIRSFRLEIFSKFISIYIKELYLSNFDKIIYELFQNNIPEKSGQQINCFIRELEKKFSLNFSNNSYEILYSLILCFLVNDKSDTVSKQSDYDSINSSFLESTKEYAVVRDTSKEFSELISIKFSKYRIIEITDYILGISLCNFDISLVNNWINVEFLVQSLIANFNKYLEIDISGDKTLFNCLLYHIKPTLYRITKKIKLENTAFRELIINQDPTLEIVKNAVNDMEKALNIEFTEEELALLAYHFKASIERNTYVYPKKVILVCGLGYGSSRLLEQNLKEHYNLDIVDVLPYHQLEDALKNYNNIELIFTTINIKNNYGIPVIKISPLLKKEDIEEIEKYNILKNDNKISLIKLMDVIEKNVTLDTRDKENLIAGIRENFSHKIIDDSEIKPENFHNLINENNIKIIDRLDSWSDAIRVSGELLIKQNYVTENYIDEMKELVERFGSYIVVADGIAIPHGAIGKNVINDGAALLILKEAVKFDDGEMVNIFIPFATRGKKLHSKLLNEIFDIIKRKELKDILLSLETEQEITEYLNH